In one Candidatus Dormiibacterota bacterium genomic region, the following are encoded:
- a CDS encoding BTAD domain-containing putative transcriptional regulator, producing MRQARSGPELEIRRQALLERLERARPKIVAVLAPAGFGKTTLVRQYLESAGAWAICDCSGVRDDVDLARRLIPSLAIENPEREHGLTQTELKLGDGGTTIVERLNITLDAWRQPSDGTIVFENCEHLARSGSARDFFARLLATRPEGRAIVICSREDLRMHLTRFAAPHEIVVLHAHDLAFNDEQVREIFATMVEDADSVERIVTVSQGWPIAVLLLRRFAAEGRIATLLDRLDDLAFDELHDYLADEVLASLEPQLVQAIVACACIPRATDLDLRGISNDATFVRQLWEFAKESPFVARGSKGIYAVHPLLATLLLEHHQERRDALLQSVASYHESNGRFPRAAELHLARGDKEAAARALGQHEVVRDPAPSMSYALVLSQLDQSLIQRYPRLWGVTALLRMFCVDAEPLLDEATAIWRLLSPDVSLIERYYIVLFRVVFMIHLGLMEEAFALVEAFAEQARNVEAPRAFLDGFIPYLRALPSARMGRLNEAERDLTRALPFVSHLDVMAAGTFATLGADIARVRGERAVERRFLEQAIERARSSGLSNIVAFDIAEALVGAWLAGEDALAVRYAEELDSKVARFGIRGFAYLAAAACGREAEPSDADSPKFVMYARLIAATRSPDAREARRLAASALALAERAHSPFLQALAAIAVALSDELKRAEYLDVAREAAARCESAQLVESIAVLAAGGSPTGMLAEYIRRFERERSPAVAPIEIEVVRGAVCVNGAAVTLSNRELELLVALGIRRETLHRARLASILWPEQDEYAARNALSVALHRLRGHLGRDDIVVRDGEGYRLHGDARVDLWEIERSANILLSRSTHTKDDRNALERLAGQLGTKRPERMLRWDWFGPTERRLRELHVRATHRLASDALASNDASSALRFCEETLAHDPCDEPACEIAIRAHLELGDRAAAVRQYRRYRRALLDELGCEPSASLTALVS from the coding sequence ATGCGGCAGGCACGGTCCGGCCCCGAGCTTGAGATTCGGCGTCAGGCGCTCTTAGAGCGTCTCGAACGCGCACGCCCCAAGATCGTCGCCGTGCTCGCCCCGGCAGGCTTCGGGAAAACGACGTTGGTGCGACAGTATCTAGAGAGCGCGGGCGCATGGGCCATCTGCGACTGCAGCGGCGTGCGCGACGATGTCGATCTGGCGCGCCGGCTGATCCCCTCGCTTGCGATCGAAAACCCCGAGCGCGAGCACGGCCTGACGCAAACCGAATTGAAGTTGGGCGACGGCGGAACGACCATCGTCGAACGCTTGAATATTACGCTCGATGCATGGCGCCAACCCTCGGACGGGACCATCGTTTTTGAGAACTGCGAGCACCTCGCGCGCTCGGGTTCGGCCCGCGATTTTTTCGCTCGGCTTCTTGCCACGCGTCCCGAGGGACGGGCGATCGTCATTTGCTCGCGAGAAGATCTGCGCATGCATTTGACGCGATTTGCCGCGCCGCACGAGATCGTCGTCCTTCACGCGCACGATTTGGCGTTTAACGACGAACAAGTGCGCGAGATATTTGCGACGATGGTCGAGGACGCGGATTCGGTCGAACGGATCGTCACCGTCTCCCAAGGATGGCCGATCGCGGTGCTGCTGCTGCGGCGCTTCGCGGCCGAGGGAAGGATCGCGACGCTCCTCGATCGCCTCGACGACCTTGCATTCGACGAATTGCACGATTATCTCGCCGACGAAGTGTTGGCTTCGCTCGAACCGCAACTCGTGCAGGCCATCGTTGCGTGCGCTTGCATTCCTCGCGCCACCGATCTCGATTTGCGCGGCATATCGAACGATGCGACTTTCGTGCGTCAACTCTGGGAGTTCGCAAAGGAGTCGCCGTTCGTCGCGCGTGGATCCAAGGGTATATATGCGGTGCATCCGTTACTCGCAACGCTGCTGCTCGAACACCACCAAGAGCGTCGGGACGCATTGCTTCAATCGGTGGCCTCCTATCACGAATCCAACGGCCGCTTTCCAAGGGCGGCGGAACTCCATTTGGCACGCGGGGATAAAGAGGCTGCGGCGCGCGCTCTCGGACAACACGAGGTCGTGCGCGACCCGGCGCCGTCGATGTCCTATGCGCTCGTGCTCTCGCAACTCGATCAGAGTCTGATCCAACGGTATCCGCGTTTGTGGGGCGTCACCGCGCTGTTGCGAATGTTTTGCGTCGACGCCGAGCCGTTACTCGACGAGGCGACGGCGATCTGGCGCCTGCTCTCTCCCGACGTATCCCTCATCGAGCGCTACTATATCGTCCTCTTTCGGGTCGTCTTCATGATCCATCTCGGGCTGATGGAAGAAGCGTTCGCGCTGGTCGAAGCCTTTGCGGAGCAGGCTCGCAACGTCGAAGCTCCGCGTGCCTTCCTCGATGGGTTTATTCCGTATCTGCGGGCGCTGCCGAGCGCGCGAATGGGACGTCTGAATGAGGCCGAACGCGATCTCACGCGCGCGCTTCCCTTCGTCTCGCATTTGGACGTGATGGCTGCCGGTACGTTCGCCACGCTTGGTGCGGACATCGCTCGCGTGCGGGGCGAACGCGCCGTCGAACGGCGCTTTTTGGAACAAGCGATCGAACGCGCACGGTCGTCCGGCCTCTCGAATATCGTGGCGTTCGATATCGCCGAGGCGTTGGTGGGCGCTTGGCTTGCGGGCGAGGACGCGTTGGCCGTTCGCTACGCAGAGGAACTCGACTCGAAGGTCGCGCGTTTCGGCATTCGCGGTTTCGCGTATCTAGCGGCGGCTGCGTGCGGCCGCGAGGCTGAGCCGAGCGACGCCGACAGCCCCAAGTTCGTGATGTATGCGCGCTTGATCGCCGCCACGCGATCGCCGGACGCACGAGAAGCCAGGCGGCTTGCCGCTTCGGCGTTGGCGCTTGCCGAACGCGCCCATTCGCCGTTTCTGCAGGCGCTCGCGGCAATCGCGGTCGCGTTGAGCGACGAATTGAAGCGTGCCGAATACTTGGACGTAGCGCGTGAGGCCGCCGCGCGCTGCGAATCCGCGCAACTCGTGGAATCGATTGCGGTGCTGGCTGCGGGCGGCTCTCCCACCGGCATGCTCGCCGAATACATCCGTCGCTTCGAGCGCGAGCGTTCGCCCGCAGTCGCACCGATCGAAATCGAGGTGGTCCGCGGGGCCGTTTGCGTGAATGGCGCCGCCGTGACGCTCTCGAATCGCGAGCTGGAACTCTTGGTCGCGCTAGGCATACGCCGCGAGACGCTCCATCGCGCGCGGCTGGCGTCGATCCTCTGGCCGGAGCAGGACGAGTATGCGGCTCGCAACGCGCTGAGCGTGGCGCTACATCGGTTGCGCGGCCACCTGGGAAGGGACGATATCGTCGTGCGAGACGGCGAGGGATATCGCTTGCATGGGGACGCGCGCGTCGATCTTTGGGAGATAGAGCGCAGTGCCAACATCTTGCTGAGCCGCAGCACGCATACGAAAGACGACCGCAACGCATTGGAGCGGCTCGCCGGACAGCTGGGGACGAAGCGTCCCGAACGCATGCTGCGATGGGATTGGTTCGGACCAACCGAACGCCGCTTACGCGAACTTCACGTTCGGGCGACGCATCGTCTGGCAAGCGATGCGCTCGCAAGCAACGATGCGAGCAGCGCGTTGCGCTTTTGCGAGGAGACGCTGGCGCACGACCCGTGCGACGAGCCCGCTTGCGAAATCGCGATCCGTGCGCACTTGGAACTCGGCGATCGCGCCGCGGCGGTTCGCCAGTATCGCCGATATCGTCGCGCGCTGCTGGACGAACTCGGATGCGAACCCTCGGCGTCGCTCACGGCGTTGGTTTCGTAG
- a CDS encoding LuxR C-terminal-related transcriptional regulator: MQRVVLLVAPAGYGKSVALRQYLESTSEPHVRYDVRAENAGLLGFLRGFADALSELAPQARTTLAGAYERNAATASPGADLALWMDSHLQSFRGVIAIDDLHFAQEEREVTRCLAALIERTKGRVQWIVASRSTLGLPIGTWLAYGESDLAVDEHDLRFSVEEAREAARSFRLSVRDEELHELLSLTGGWATAMSFALRSSTRSVDLRSVAASTREMTYRYLAEQVYRGLGELTRALLESAALLDHIDLDVLVAAGFDTALSLIESLLQRVAFIYDEGNGRYTCHDLFREFVTHQFALRGADAVSAERRRLGVVLQTMSRLPSALRLFADAGAKDEIEALLQEHGFDLLAKGHADVVGAALDVVERTAISPLALALRGLVDVNAGRYEDGERRVIRAIESIGDPNIEALLRLRLSILYINRQQDIGSLLDAIIADPQAPRSAQLEAHALLAVDCVRKGALHQAQRHMDEVETSLARIESGELLAKLLQRIGLARFELNQPDAAKALFTRSAEVASENALWSLLARSNSALSNLALMSENDIPASELFAQRAAFAASKAGDHFDLQTSLLQLLTIETKRGNADRVSAIERELGQLPSGDRTQGVFLAASQGHRAAWAGRLSEARRLFGSVVQRQPHPFDRAVTQSIYALCLALDDLRVDARTAAAQVLAMVDEGDVRPDGVGALYFEAAVLFCALVEVVSERHTAAVKILKRPAVSSHAAMAQMRSCVEEVLRISRSPQYSAPGFEGQLEAIRDFGLGGYARFIVMAAAAVEARHSSGTADVRLTPSEARILRDLAQGLTPKDIASEMGRSVFTVQTHIQNVIDKLGCHGRVEAIAVARRMGFL, translated from the coding sequence ATGCAGCGGGTGGTCTTGCTTGTCGCGCCCGCGGGCTACGGCAAGAGCGTCGCGCTTCGGCAGTATCTCGAATCGACCAGTGAGCCGCACGTTCGATACGACGTCCGGGCCGAAAACGCGGGGCTGCTCGGGTTTTTACGCGGATTCGCGGACGCGCTGAGCGAGCTCGCTCCGCAGGCACGCACGACGCTCGCCGGGGCCTACGAGCGCAATGCGGCGACGGCATCTCCGGGCGCCGATCTGGCGCTCTGGATGGACTCGCATCTCCAATCCTTTCGCGGCGTCATTGCGATCGACGATCTCCATTTCGCGCAGGAAGAACGCGAGGTGACGCGCTGCCTTGCCGCGCTCATCGAGCGGACCAAAGGCCGCGTGCAGTGGATCGTAGCGTCGCGCTCGACCCTGGGTTTGCCGATCGGTACGTGGCTGGCCTACGGTGAGAGCGATCTCGCCGTCGACGAGCACGACCTGCGTTTTTCCGTCGAAGAAGCTCGGGAAGCAGCTCGTTCGTTTCGGCTGAGCGTTCGCGACGAGGAGCTTCACGAATTGCTTTCGTTGACCGGCGGATGGGCCACGGCGATGAGTTTTGCGTTGCGGAGTTCTACGCGTTCGGTCGATCTGCGCAGCGTCGCGGCGTCGACGCGAGAGATGACCTATCGGTATCTCGCCGAGCAGGTCTACCGCGGGTTAGGAGAGCTGACGCGCGCGCTGCTCGAGAGCGCGGCGCTGCTCGATCACATCGATCTCGACGTTTTGGTTGCGGCGGGCTTCGATACGGCTCTCTCGCTGATCGAGAGCCTCTTGCAACGCGTCGCGTTTATCTACGACGAAGGTAACGGCCGTTACACCTGTCACGATCTCTTTAGAGAGTTCGTCACGCACCAGTTCGCATTACGCGGCGCCGACGCCGTTTCTGCAGAGCGGCGGCGACTGGGCGTCGTCCTTCAAACGATGTCGCGATTGCCTTCGGCATTGAGGCTGTTCGCCGATGCCGGGGCGAAGGACGAAATCGAAGCCCTCTTGCAAGAGCACGGATTCGATCTGCTCGCGAAGGGACACGCGGATGTCGTCGGCGCCGCGCTGGACGTCGTCGAACGGACGGCGATCTCTCCGCTCGCGCTTGCGCTACGCGGCTTGGTCGACGTCAACGCCGGCCGTTACGAAGACGGCGAACGCCGCGTTATTCGCGCGATCGAGTCGATCGGCGATCCGAACATCGAAGCCCTGCTACGCCTGCGGTTGTCGATTCTCTATATCAATCGCCAGCAAGATATCGGATCGCTGCTGGACGCCATCATCGCCGATCCGCAAGCCCCGCGCTCCGCGCAATTGGAAGCGCACGCGCTGTTGGCCGTCGACTGCGTGCGAAAGGGGGCGCTGCACCAGGCGCAGCGGCACATGGACGAGGTGGAGACGTCCCTGGCGCGGATCGAAAGCGGAGAGCTGTTGGCGAAGCTGCTCCAGCGCATCGGCCTTGCGCGGTTCGAATTGAACCAGCCGGATGCCGCCAAAGCGCTGTTCACGCGTTCGGCCGAAGTCGCAAGCGAGAACGCGCTTTGGAGCCTCCTCGCGCGTTCGAACAGCGCGCTCTCCAACCTCGCACTGATGTCGGAGAACGACATTCCCGCCTCGGAGCTGTTCGCACAGCGCGCCGCCTTTGCCGCATCGAAAGCGGGCGATCATTTCGATTTGCAGACGTCGCTACTTCAACTGCTCACCATCGAAACCAAACGGGGGAATGCAGATCGAGTCAGCGCGATCGAACGGGAACTCGGGCAGTTGCCCTCGGGCGATCGTACGCAAGGAGTATTTTTGGCCGCGAGCCAAGGCCACCGCGCGGCGTGGGCGGGGCGTCTGAGCGAGGCGCGACGATTGTTCGGCAGCGTCGTTCAGCGCCAACCACATCCATTCGATCGCGCGGTGACGCAATCGATTTATGCGCTGTGCTTGGCGCTGGACGACTTGCGAGTCGACGCGCGAACCGCCGCGGCGCAAGTGCTCGCGATGGTCGATGAGGGCGACGTGCGTCCCGACGGCGTCGGAGCGCTCTACTTCGAGGCGGCGGTACTCTTCTGCGCGCTGGTCGAAGTGGTGAGCGAGCGCCACACCGCCGCCGTCAAAATTCTCAAACGCCCCGCAGTTTCGTCGCATGCCGCGATGGCTCAAATGCGCTCGTGCGTGGAAGAAGTGCTGCGCATCTCGCGCAGCCCGCAATACAGCGCGCCCGGATTCGAAGGCCAGCTCGAAGCGATTCGAGACTTTGGCTTGGGCGGCTACGCGCGCTTTATCGTCATGGCTGCGGCAGCCGTCGAGGCTCGCCATTCTAGCGGTACCGCAGACGTGCGCCTCACCCCGTCCGAGGCGCGGATTCTGCGCGATCTCGCGCAGGGGCTCACGCCCAAGGACATCGCTTCGGAGATGGGACGGAGCGTATTCACCGTCCAGACCCACATCCAGAACGTCATCGACAAACTCGGCTGCCACGGGCGGGTCGAGGCGATCGCCGTCGCGCGCCGGATGGGCTTTCTGTAA
- a CDS encoding HD-GYP domain-containing protein, protein MPVIRTLAALGAALGREVPALAERATAHLTPKAVYSEPSIEVSVETLLDRLCLSLTLAKPVGLLGWAERETERLGRGTVMEMLSAATFVLVEAGSQTDVDRRRFLAFLDVLAQEVERATLGSGEDEEAASPAEAQAMAALLAMLAERDYVTCCHSKATAEWAKRLSTAMGLAKESVDFIALCGLLHDIGKVATPDEILCKTGPLTSEEWEIMREHSAAGQRILSQIPSLQRCSVVVRAHHERYDGAGYPDGLSGMSIPLESRVVAVADAFHAMISERPYRQPISPRQALQVLSEGRGSQWDPEVVDAMLAMFNRRAAVVPHTDSQISSA, encoded by the coding sequence GTGCCTGTAATTCGTACGTTGGCCGCCTTAGGCGCTGCCTTGGGACGCGAGGTCCCCGCCCTGGCGGAGCGCGCTACGGCGCATCTCACGCCCAAAGCCGTCTACTCGGAGCCCTCGATCGAGGTCTCGGTGGAGACGCTGCTCGACCGCCTCTGCCTTTCGCTGACGCTGGCCAAGCCTGTCGGGCTTCTTGGGTGGGCCGAGCGTGAGACGGAGCGGCTCGGACGCGGAACGGTCATGGAGATGCTTTCGGCGGCCACCTTCGTGCTCGTCGAGGCGGGTTCGCAAACCGACGTCGATCGCCGGCGCTTCTTGGCGTTCCTCGATGTCCTGGCTCAGGAAGTCGAACGCGCGACCCTAGGATCCGGCGAGGACGAAGAGGCCGCATCGCCAGCCGAAGCGCAGGCCATGGCGGCGCTGCTCGCGATGTTGGCCGAACGCGACTACGTGACGTGTTGCCACTCCAAGGCGACCGCCGAGTGGGCGAAACGGCTCTCGACGGCGATGGGCCTTGCGAAGGAGTCGGTGGATTTCATCGCGCTCTGCGGGCTCTTGCACGACATCGGAAAGGTTGCGACGCCCGACGAAATCCTCTGTAAAACCGGGCCGCTCACGAGCGAAGAGTGGGAGATCATGCGCGAGCATTCCGCTGCGGGCCAGCGGATCCTGAGCCAAATCCCCTCGCTGCAACGCTGCTCCGTGGTGGTTCGCGCGCATCACGAGCGATACGACGGGGCTGGATACCCCGACGGTCTCTCGGGTATGAGCATTCCGCTCGAATCCCGGGTGGTCGCGGTTGCCGATGCATTTCACGCGATGATCAGCGAGCGCCCGTATCGCCAGCCGATCTCGCCTCGGCAAGCACTACAGGTGCTCTCCGAAGGACGCGGCTCGCAATGGGACCCCGAAGTTGTCGATGCGATGCTTGCAATGTTCAATCGCCGTGCGGCCGTCGTGCCGCATACGGACTCGCAGATTTCCTCCGCATAG
- a CDS encoding response regulator transcription factor, producing the protein MITMTNARIAVIDDDRMVREMLELGLSREGYEVRTAADGQAALELVRRFDPELIVLDIMMPKIDGLTLIPMLRELTQAPILMLTAKGGTEDKVVSLSSGADDYLVKPFVFEELIARLQAKLRRPQLIEESILRWRDISINCDTREAWRGRDALDFTQREFDLLTVFMREPRRVFSKDHLLELVWGHDFEGGPNIVETYISYLRAKIDRPGEPGSFIRTVRGVGYGLSQSA; encoded by the coding sequence ATGATCACTATGACGAACGCCCGAATCGCGGTTATCGATGACGACCGCATGGTCCGCGAAATGCTCGAGCTAGGCCTCTCACGCGAAGGTTACGAAGTGCGAACCGCCGCCGACGGACAGGCGGCGCTTGAGCTGGTCCGACGATTTGACCCGGAATTGATCGTTCTGGACATCATGATGCCCAAGATCGACGGCCTCACGCTTATTCCGATGCTGCGCGAACTGACGCAAGCGCCGATTCTCATGCTCACGGCAAAGGGCGGAACCGAGGACAAGGTCGTTAGTTTGAGTTCGGGCGCCGACGATTACCTCGTCAAGCCGTTCGTCTTCGAAGAACTGATCGCACGATTGCAAGCGAAGCTGCGCCGGCCGCAATTGATTGAGGAGAGCATTCTTCGCTGGCGAGACATCTCGATTAACTGCGACACGCGCGAAGCGTGGCGCGGCCGCGACGCATTGGATTTTACGCAGCGCGAATTCGATCTGTTAACGGTGTTCATGCGCGAACCGCGACGCGTCTTTAGCAAGGATCATTTGCTGGAATTAGTTTGGGGACACGATTTCGAGGGCGGTCCGAACATCGTCGAAACGTACATCTCGTATCTTCGCGCCAAGATCGATCGGCCTGGAGAACCCGGCTCGTTTATTCGGACGGTCCGCGGGGTCGGATACGGCTTGTCGCAATCCGCATGA
- a CDS encoding response regulator transcription factor, producing MTAVPTPIVQVPRLHGDRSPILADAIAQLIASEPELASITLAEFAARPRSAGTRSAPDRLLTPVPSAAVALQDIGHLLSERELEVVRLVSEGLSNKDISHRLGLSDKTVKNHISHILAKLNLTARTQVAVLAIRGGFA from the coding sequence ATGACCGCTGTCCCCACCCCAATCGTCCAGGTCCCGCGCTTACACGGCGATCGCTCTCCCATTCTCGCGGATGCGATTGCCCAACTGATTGCAAGCGAACCGGAACTCGCGAGCATCACGCTCGCCGAGTTCGCTGCGCGGCCCCGTAGCGCCGGCACGCGCTCTGCGCCGGACCGGTTGCTCACGCCCGTTCCGAGCGCTGCCGTTGCTCTCCAAGATATCGGCCATCTGCTATCCGAGCGCGAGCTTGAAGTGGTTCGCCTCGTCTCCGAAGGGCTCTCGAATAAGGACATCAGTCACCGCCTGGGCCTCTCGGATAAAACCGTTAAAAATCACATATCGCACATCCTTGCGAAGCTCAATCTCACCGCACGGACGCAGGTTGCCGTGCTGGCCATTCGCGGGGGCTTTGCCTAG
- a CDS encoding antibiotic biosynthesis monooxygenase, translating to MIEVLYRYHVHPAQQTAFQQAYGPKGPWARLFGEAPGFVRTRLFAHKVEPNVFVTIDVWQSKEAYDRFRSERAQEYGRLDRELHLLYLEELLLGYYEGADEYRAPLDTMA from the coding sequence ATGATTGAAGTCTTGTACCGATACCACGTCCATCCGGCTCAACAAACCGCTTTTCAACAAGCCTATGGGCCAAAAGGCCCATGGGCTCGCCTCTTCGGCGAAGCGCCGGGCTTCGTTCGTACGCGCCTATTCGCCCACAAGGTCGAACCGAACGTCTTCGTGACGATCGACGTGTGGCAGAGTAAGGAGGCGTACGATCGTTTCCGGAGCGAGCGCGCGCAGGAATACGGCCGCCTCGATCGCGAGTTGCACCTCCTCTACCTAGAGGAACTACTTCTGGGGTACTATGAGGGTGCCGACGAGTATCGAGCACCCCTCGATACCATGGCGTAG
- a CDS encoding HAMP domain-containing sensor histidine kinase, translated as MKSSLAARLSALYATLLGITVVIVIVASSIALVVELTGFTGDVVIAKHEEARLITEQYHEQGMTLAQAAPEIVHALSGIGLRVTVYDDQGHYLAGDQTLRPKILDRVISGQLQFGIPPPDPENVGQPLELARPGMPSRPEPFALTAVDGGYVAFSPSLLLLLVSLVPYWRVVLTIAIVAILLSWFVGRVFAAQALRPINDVTDSLQALADGDFTQRRFVSVGGDEIGTLTAAYNDAAASVASAMDDRRQTEARMRQFVADAGHELRTPLTVIGGYIDVLRRGAIEEPTIARQILGTMGLEKEHMRGLIDRLMRLARLDSETPPGKETIDIAELLRSQCEAARRLDEARQVDYSVEGVSTLEGDRGEIGEALWNVVENALKYAPEAPVHLRAVGADGHVELTIRDEGPGMAESERLHAFERFYRGDQRGEIAGSGLGLAIAKRAVERAGGSISLDSAPGQGTTVKILL; from the coding sequence ATGAAGTCGTCGCTGGCGGCGCGCCTCTCGGCGCTCTATGCGACGTTGCTTGGGATCACGGTGGTGATCGTGATCGTCGCATCCTCGATTGCGTTGGTCGTCGAGCTCACCGGATTCACGGGCGACGTCGTCATCGCTAAACACGAGGAAGCGCGACTGATCACCGAGCAGTATCACGAGCAAGGGATGACGCTGGCGCAAGCCGCTCCCGAAATCGTGCACGCGCTCAGCGGGATCGGCTTGCGCGTGACGGTGTACGACGACCAGGGGCACTACCTCGCCGGCGATCAGACGCTGCGCCCGAAGATTCTCGATCGCGTGATATCCGGGCAATTACAGTTCGGCATTCCGCCTCCGGATCCGGAGAATGTCGGGCAGCCGTTGGAACTCGCGCGTCCGGGCATGCCGTCGCGTCCCGAGCCGTTCGCACTTACCGCGGTCGACGGTGGTTACGTTGCGTTTTCGCCTTCGCTGCTCTTACTGCTCGTCTCGCTCGTGCCATATTGGCGCGTGGTTCTCACGATCGCGATCGTGGCTATCCTCCTCTCCTGGTTCGTGGGGCGCGTCTTCGCGGCTCAGGCATTGCGGCCGATCAACGACGTCACCGATTCGCTGCAGGCCCTAGCCGATGGAGACTTTACGCAGCGGCGTTTCGTGAGCGTCGGTGGCGATGAAATCGGAACGTTGACCGCCGCATACAACGATGCTGCCGCCAGCGTTGCGAGCGCAATGGACGACCGCCGGCAGACCGAGGCGCGCATGCGACAGTTCGTCGCCGACGCCGGCCACGAGTTACGAACGCCCCTCACCGTGATCGGTGGCTACATCGACGTCTTGCGCCGCGGTGCGATCGAAGAACCCACCATCGCGCGCCAAATTCTCGGCACGATGGGCCTCGAAAAAGAACACATGCGCGGCTTGATCGACCGGTTGATGCGCCTGGCCCGCCTCGATTCGGAGACACCGCCGGGTAAGGAAACGATCGATATCGCGGAGCTGCTGCGCAGCCAATGCGAAGCCGCTCGACGTCTGGACGAAGCGCGACAGGTCGACTACAGCGTGGAAGGCGTTAGCACGCTGGAGGGCGACCGCGGAGAAATCGGGGAGGCGCTCTGGAACGTCGTTGAAAACGCGCTCAAATACGCTCCGGAAGCGCCGGTGCACCTGCGCGCCGTCGGCGCAGACGGTCACGTCGAGTTAACGATTCGGGATGAAGGCCCGGGCATGGCGGAGTCCGAGCGACTACACGCCTTCGAACGCTTTTATCGCGGCGATCAACGCGGCGAAATCGCCGGTAGCGGGCTGGGCTTGGCCATCGCGAAGCGGGCCGTAGAGCGGGCCGGCGGAAGCATCAGCCTCGACAGCGCGCCGGGACAGGGCACGACGGTGAAGATCCTTCTGTGA